One window of Pyrus communis chromosome 12, drPyrComm1.1, whole genome shotgun sequence genomic DNA carries:
- the LOC137710837 gene encoding probable DEAD-box ATP-dependent RNA helicase 48 encodes MSASMLMERPRQFSKLLCRLILTRPMGGGPRTFPGGVSKWKWKRMHEKRAKEKEKRLLDQEKQLYEARLRSQIRAKVAGKPDPFSSTGTGHNPMNPNQHLKALADRFMKEGAEDLWNEKDGPIVEPPPSVRPDGTTRSIAAPPLDLRKLISKGRDLAGNKDSVNLSNLGGNYVGSRNYSAQSRGRFRRNDSSADDSDFDSDSESVQPFSNEKSKFGRNVMKFGSSASLGKYDMKIIKRRVPLNSLDDENDFEQQVEVIRSELNKKKAVEIEREESEKEESILSEKRFDECSISPLTVKALTSAGYIKMTRVQEAAVSVCLEGKDALVKAKTGTGKTAAFLLPAIEAVVKAMASNTNQRVSPVFVLILCPTRELASQIAAETNVLLRYHDGIGMQTLVGGTRFKEDQKRLESNPCQIIVATPGRLLDHIENKSGLSVRLMGLKMLILDEAGHLLDLGFRKDIEKIVDCLPRRRQSLLFTATLPKEVRRVSQLVLQKDHIFVDTVGLGFVETHAKVKQSCFVAPHELHFQIVHQLLMEHISESPDYKVIVFCTTGMVTSLLYHVLREMKMNVKEIHSRKPQLYRTRVSEEFRVSKRLILVTSDVSARGMNYPDVTLVIQVGIPSDREQYIHRLGRAGREGKEGRGILLLAPWEEYFLDELKDLPVEKFPSLQLDRDTKLKIDDSMTKIDTSIKEAAFHAWLGYYNSIRETGRDKTTLVEQANKFCESIGLQKPPSLFRKTALKMGLKDIPGIRIRK; translated from the exons ATGTCCGCCTCGATGCTTATGGAGCGTCCGAGACAGTTCTCCAAGCTTCTCTGCAGGCTGATTCTGACCCGACCCATGGGCGGCGGGCCTCGGACCTTCCCGGGCGGCGTCAGCAAGTGGAAATGGAAGCGCATGCACGAAAAGCGAgccaaagagaaagagaaacgCCTTTTAGACCAAGAGAAACAGTTATACGAGGCCCGCCTCCGCTCCCAAATTCGGGCCAAAGTCGCCGGAAAGCCCGACCCGTTTTCAAGCACTGGAACCGGGCACAACCCCATGAACCCGAACCAGCACCTGAAGGCACTTGCCGATCGGTTCATGAAGGAAGGCGCAGAAGATTTATGGAACGAAAAGGACGGGCCGATTGTTGAACCGCCCCCGTCGGTACGACCGGACGGAACGACGAGATCGATTGCGGCGCCGCCGCTGGACCTGAGGAAGCTGATATCGAAGGGTCGTGATTTGGCGGGAAACAAGGACAGTGTAAATTTGAGTAATTTGGGTGGCAATTATGTTGGGAGTAGGAACTACTCGGCGCAGAGTCGAGGGCGATTTCGGAGAAATGATAGTTCTGCCGATGACTCGGATTTTGATTCGGACAGTGAGTCCGTACAGCCGTTTTCGAATGAGAAATCGAAATTTGGGAGAAATGTGATGAAATTTGGGAGTAGTGCTTCATTGGGAAAGTATGATATGAAGATCATTAAGAGGAGAGTGCCCCTTAATTCACTGGATGACGAAAATGATTTCGAACAGCAGGTGGAGGTGATCCGAAGCGAGCTCAATAAGAAAAAAGCCGTTGAAATCGAAAGAGAGGAGAGCGAAAAGGAGGAGTCAATTCTTAGCGAGAAGAG ATTTGATGAGTGTAGTATATCTCCATTGACAGTCAAGGCACTCACTTCTGCCGGGTATATTAAAATGACAAGGGTACAGGAGGCTGCTGTTTCTGTTTGCCTTGAAG GAAAAGATGCGTTGGTCAAAGCTAAAACAGGCACAGGCAAAACTGCAGCTTTTTTG CTTCCTGCTATTGAAGCAGTTGTGAAGGCTATGGCTAGCAATACCAATCAACGGGTGTCTCCAGTTTTTGTTCTTATCCTCTGTCCCACAAGAGAACTCGCAAGTCAGATAGCTGCAGAGACAAATGTTTTGTTGCGGTACCATGATGGCATAGGTATGCAAACACTAGTTGGAGGCACACGATTCAAAGAAGACCAGAAACGTCTGGAATCAAATCCATGCCAG ATAATAGTTGCAACCCCTGGCAGGTTGCTAGACCACATTGAGAATAAATCAGGCTTGTCTGTGCGGTTGATGGGACTGAAAATGCTAATACTCGATGAAGCGGGCCACTTACTAGACCTAGGATTTCGAAAGGATATAGAGAAAATTGTTGACTGTTTGCCTCGTCGAAGGCAGTCCTTGCTCTTTACTGCAACACTTCCAAAAGAG GTTCGCCGAGTATCACAGCTTGTTTTGCAAAAGGACCATATTTTCGTTGACACAgtgggtttaggttttgttgAAACTCATGCTAAG GTTAAGCAGTCATGTTTTGTTGCACCACATGAATTACATTTCCAAATAGTGCACCAGCTTCTGATGGAACATATCTCAGAGTCACCTGATTATAAG GTTATTGTTTTCTGTACAACTGGAATGGTAACATCCCTCCTCTATCATGTTCTCcgtgaaatgaaaatgaatgtcAAGGAGATACATTCTAGGAAGCCTCAACTCTATCGAACTCGCGTCTCTGAGGAATTCAGGGTATCAAAACGACTGATTCTTGTTACCTCTGATGTATCGGCACGTGGAATGAACTATCCTGATGTGACCTTGGTCATTCAG GTAGGTATTCCTTCTGACCGGGAACAATATATACATCGTCTTGGAAGAGCAGGAAGGGAGGGTAAAGAAGGACGAGGCATATTGTTACTTGCACCATGGGAGGAGTATTTTCTGGATGAATTAAAAGATTTGCCTGTGGAAAAATTTCCTTCGCTGCAATTGGATCGGGATACTAAGCTTAAG ATTGACGACTCGATGACCAAGATTGACACTAGCATCAAAGAAGCAGCATTTCATGCTTGGCTGGGGTATTATAACTCGATCAGGGAAACTGGCAGGGATAAGACGACACTTGTTGAGCAAGCCAACAAATTTTGTGAGTCAATTGGTTTGCAAAAACCTCCTTCTCTCTTTAGAAAGACAGCCTTGAAGATGGGTTTGAAAGACATACCTGGCATAAGAATACGAAAGTAG
- the LOC137711094 gene encoding salutaridine reductase-like: MAETSFGSKRIAVVTGGNKGIGFEISRQLAANGVGVVLTARDVRRGTEAVEKLKASYGLSDVVFHQLDVTDPSSIASLAEFLKTQLGKLDILVNNAAVIGSVFLTDDKEKLAIGPDDLIGPKAGNKNQALKQTYETARDCLKTNYYGIKQLTEALIPLLQQSDSARIVNVSSQLGQLRVIPNEKAKKELGDGDSLTEEKVDNLVEGFLEDVKQNLVEAKSWPANFSAYTVSKAALNAYTRVLAKKYSNKIAINAVCPGFTDTDMNNHTGVFTVEEAAKGPVKLALLLDTGVSGLFFEQTELSTFE, from the exons ATGGCAGAAACCAGTTTCGGGTCTAAGAG gATTGCGGTTGTTACTGGAGGCAACAAAGGGATTGGATTTGAGATTAGCAGGCAATTAGCAGCTAATGGAGTTGGGGTGGTGTTAACTGCAAGAGATGTGAGGAGGGGAACAGAAGCCGTTGAGAAATTGAAGGCTTCTTATGGCCTCTCTGATGTGGTttttcatcagcttgatgtaACTGACCCATCTAGCATTGCCTCTCTGGCTGAATTTCTCAAAACTCAACTTGGAAAACTTGACATTTTG GTAAATAATGCAGCAGTTATCGGATCCGTATTCCTCACAGACGACAAAGAGAAGTTGGCAATTGGGCCTGATGAT CTTATAGGTCCCAAAGCAGGAAATAAGAATCAAGCCCTAAAACAAACCTACGAGACAGCAAGGGATTGCTTAAAAACAAACTACTATGGAATTAAGCAACTCACGGAAGCTCTCATTCCACTTCTTCAACAATCCGACTCGGCAAGGATCGTAAATGTCTCCTCCCAATTGGGACAATTAAGG gttATTCCAAACGAGAAAGCGAAGAAGGAGCTAGGAGATGGTGATAGCCTTACAGAAGAGAAAGTGGACAACCTCGTTGAGGGATTTTTGGAGGATGTGAAGCAGAATTTGGTTGAAGCCAAAAGCTGGCCAGCCAATTTCTCTGCCTACACTGTATCCAAAGCCGCTCTGAATGCTTATACAAGAGTTTTGGCTAAGAAGTATTCCAACAAAATTGCTATCAACGCCGTGTGTCCGGGTTTTACTGACACGGACATGAACAATCACACTGGAGTTTTCACAGTTGAAGAAGCTGCAAAAGGTCCTGTGAAGCTGGCTTTGCTACTTGATACTGGAGTTTCTGGCCTTTTCTTTGAACAGACTGAACTGTCAACCTTcgaatga